A stretch of DNA from Desmonostoc muscorum LEGE 12446:
AACTTCATAAATCTGACTTCAACAACTTACTTTCCCCTTTTAGAGCAAATTTATTACTGATGCTTTAGCCACACGGACAATTCTCACTAACGGATTGGCTATATTTCTGACGTGAAAAAGAGCGATGGCTACGCCCGCCGCAGGCATCGCCTCCAGTACAGTGTTAATTTCGGAAACTGCTCCTAATCCGCTTCTTTATCTCTTAAAAGCATAAATTTGTCGCAGCAAAGACAGGTTTGAAATCGCAAAAAAAAGAAATTGAAATGAAATGGATGTGAAAGCCGCGATTGCGGCAAGGAGGTGAAAAATTTACTTCATTAAAGGAAGCTGTAAAATGGCTATCGCTAAAGCTAGAATCAATAACAATCGCAACGCAGCTAATGCTAAAACATCTGCCAAAACCAATGGCACATCCGCTACAACTAAATCAAAAGTAGCGAATGCTTCACCACAAGAAGAGGCATTAGCATTGTTGAAGGAATTGCGGAACCTAATCTTCAAGGAATACGGCGTTAAATTACAACTACGCGATTCCCGTGTTTCCACAAAAATCGGTCATGCAGCCCGTGAAAAACTCGGACTTGATATTGCTGCTCAGGTGAAAAAGAAAGGTGGTAACAAAAAGTTTGATTGGCAAAAATGGAATACCAAATTATTTACTAAATTGTTTGGACAACCAGATGCACTCAAATATGCACCAGAAGTAGTGGCAATTTTCATGAGTATGCTGTATGACACTATCAGCACTGATCCAGAGCAAGCAATAGCAGATTTAGTTGAATTCAACCGCGCATCTTTGGAACGTCGTAATTCTTTCCAAGAACAAGAAGAGGAAGAACTTGACGATTTAGATGACGAACTAGACGAAGACCTGGATGAAGATGAGGAGGATATTGAAGATGAACTTGACGAAGATTTAGATGAAGATGACGAATTAGATGAAGAAGATGAGGACGAGTAAATA
This window harbors:
- a CDS encoding primosomal protein produces the protein MAIAKARINNNRNAANAKTSAKTNGTSATTKSKVANASPQEEALALLKELRNLIFKEYGVKLQLRDSRVSTKIGHAAREKLGLDIAAQVKKKGGNKKFDWQKWNTKLFTKLFGQPDALKYAPEVVAIFMSMLYDTISTDPEQAIADLVEFNRASLERRNSFQEQEEEELDDLDDELDEDLDEDEEDIEDELDEDLDEDDELDEEDEDE